One region of Candidatus Omnitrophota bacterium genomic DNA includes:
- a CDS encoding prepilin-type N-terminal cleavage/methylation domain-containing protein → MRKCRAGFTFIELLIAMLIFSIVSISIYLSFNVGICAWQKGEGSYRSRQEARYLLGMLSRELKNAVNSQVIVFSGSADSLSFCRAVNGLFRVTYEFDEGEKAVYRVLQTYKDNASGGPGVRSRLASGMSVIKFQYLYKKDGRPVWGDSWQEDYKEVPFGVKVLLTYTPDGSAEPLTVTRTVLIPTGILKDEEVIIP, encoded by the coding sequence ATGAGAAAGTGCCGCGCAGGGTTCACATTTATCGAATTATTGATAGCGATGCTGATATTCTCCATCGTCTCTATCTCGATATATCTTTCCTTTAATGTGGGCATCTGCGCCTGGCAGAAGGGTGAGGGGAGTTACCGCAGCAGGCAGGAGGCCCGGTATCTTTTGGGCATGCTCTCGCGCGAATTAAAGAACGCCGTCAATTCTCAGGTGATAGTATTTTCCGGGAGCGCGGATTCCCTCTCTTTCTGCAGGGCGGTTAACGGCCTATTCAGGGTGACATACGAGTTTGACGAAGGGGAGAAAGCGGTATACAGGGTATTGCAGACCTATAAGGATAACGCCTCGGGCGGCCCCGGGGTGAGGTCCCGGTTGGCGTCCGGGATGTCAGTCATTAAATTCCAGTATTTATACAAAAAAGACGGAAGACCTGTATGGGGTGATTCCTGGCAGGAAGATTATAAAGAAGTTCCGTTCGGCGTCAAGGTGTTATTGACGTATACCCCCGATGGTTCGGCGGAACCGCTTACGGTCACCCGGACGGTATTGATACCTACAGGAATACTGAAAGACGAAGAGGTGATTATTCCTTGA